A single window of Chloracidobacterium sp. DNA harbors:
- the rlmN gene encoding 23S rRNA (adenine(2503)-C(2))-methyltransferase RlmN: MTGLKPAELVDLAANFGEPRYRANQIFKAIHERRLRSFDEVTDLPKKLREKLDAIADISRLTVTAKYVSVDGTRRYLLKTPDGYPVETVFIPTENRDTICFSSQSGCPLKCDFCLTAKLGLLRNLTVGEIVEQIIIVLNDVYGVGGETPHGTNLVGMGAGEPFLNFENLIAALEIMADENGLFIVPNRVTISTAGIVPKIHEFAALENRPHLAISLSSARDELRDKLMPINKRWNLDELMSAAKEFEGSLRRGERFTFEYVMLGGVNDSAADAYELARLLDRYQLSRVKINLIPHNGAEQLDYKTSTPESVDRFKSVLESRGISAYVRQPRGRDIYAACGQLAAMDEQPGKVENGKVETAGAE, translated from the coding sequence ATTACAGGCCTAAAGCCCGCTGAGCTCGTCGATCTGGCGGCAAATTTCGGCGAGCCGCGATACCGAGCCAATCAGATATTCAAGGCCATCCACGAGCGGCGCTTGCGTTCATTCGATGAGGTCACCGATCTGCCCAAAAAACTCCGCGAAAAGCTCGACGCGATCGCCGACATCTCGCGCCTGACCGTGACGGCTAAGTACGTTTCAGTGGACGGCACTCGGCGGTATCTGCTTAAAACACCCGACGGTTATCCGGTCGAAACCGTCTTTATCCCGACTGAGAATCGCGACACCATCTGCTTTTCGTCGCAATCGGGCTGCCCGCTCAAATGTGATTTCTGCCTGACGGCAAAGCTCGGCCTGCTGCGTAATCTGACCGTCGGCGAGATCGTCGAACAGATCATCATCGTCCTCAACGACGTTTACGGCGTCGGCGGCGAGACCCCGCACGGCACCAATCTGGTCGGAATGGGCGCCGGCGAACCTTTTCTCAACTTCGAAAATCTCATCGCCGCACTTGAGATAATGGCCGACGAAAACGGCCTGTTCATCGTGCCCAATCGCGTGACGATATCCACGGCCGGGATCGTGCCGAAGATACACGAGTTTGCGGCGCTTGAAAACCGGCCGCATCTGGCGATCTCGCTCTCATCGGCCCGCGACGAGCTTCGCGATAAGCTGATGCCGATCAACAAACGATGGAACCTCGACGAACTGATGTCGGCGGCCAAGGAGTTTGAAGGCTCGCTTCGCCGCGGCGAACGGTTCACCTTCGAATACGTTATGCTCGGCGGGGTCAATGATTCGGCGGCCGACGCCTATGAGCTTGCCCGCCTGCTTGATCGCTATCAACTGTCAAGGGTCAAGATCAATCTGATCCCGCATAACGGAGCCGAGCAACTCGATTACAAAACATCGACGCCCGAGAGTGTCGATCGATTTAAGAGCGTTTTAGAATCTCGCGGCATATCGGCATACGTTCGGCAGCCTCGCGGTCGAGATATTTACGCCGCTTGCGGCCAGCTTGCGGCGATGGACGAACAACCTGGAAAGGTCGAAAATGGTAAGGTCGAGACCGCCGGAGCCGAATAG
- a CDS encoding DNA/RNA non-specific endonuclease, producing the protein MTFLCRISLVLALSLTWMTAAGCGYVYQRPATETPPTAPIASSTPKIDLLPFGNPSGATPDPANKENYLIVRGSVVTSYNDSRGTANWVAWRTRPGDLGDSISRPMFEPDPALPKGFRRIGYYDYSGSGYDRGHLLPSADRFGSREQNAETFYLTNIVPQAGDLNQFAWNELESYARGLVRNGSELYTISGVYGEQQRIKGKLIAPTNCWKVIVVYPRGQIIDTITNITRVIAVDMPNIDGIENDHWQKYRTTVRAIEENAGIDLFRTLPRELQDRIETRADGN; encoded by the coding sequence ATGACGTTTCTCTGTCGAATTTCATTAGTTTTGGCGTTGTCGCTCACGTGGATGACCGCCGCCGGATGCGGCTATGTGTATCAGCGACCGGCAACCGAAACCCCACCGACTGCTCCGATAGCGTCGTCGACGCCAAAGATCGATCTGCTGCCATTCGGCAATCCGTCGGGTGCAACCCCGGATCCGGCAAACAAGGAAAATTACCTGATCGTGCGCGGATCGGTGGTGACCTCGTATAACGATAGCCGCGGAACTGCCAATTGGGTCGCGTGGCGAACGCGGCCTGGTGACCTCGGCGACTCGATCTCCCGGCCGATGTTTGAGCCGGACCCGGCATTGCCGAAAGGGTTTCGCCGTATCGGCTACTACGACTATTCGGGTAGCGGTTACGACCGTGGCCATCTTCTGCCGAGTGCTGACCGGTTTGGCAGTCGTGAGCAAAATGCGGAGACGTTCTACCTCACAAATATCGTGCCGCAGGCCGGCGACCTCAATCAATTTGCGTGGAACGAACTTGAGTCATACGCCCGCGGATTGGTGCGAAACGGCAGTGAGCTGTACACGATCTCGGGTGTGTATGGCGAGCAACAGCGGATCAAGGGCAAACTGATCGCACCGACCAATTGCTGGAAGGTGATAGTCGTTTATCCGCGAGGACAAATTATCGACACGATCACAAATATCACTCGCGTTATCGCTGTCGATATGCCCAATATCGATGGTATTGAGAATGACCATTGGCAAAAATACCGTACAACCGTCCGTGCGATCGAGGAAAATGCAGGCATTGATCTTTTCCGCACACTGCCGCGTGAACTGCAGGACCGTATCGAGACGCGTGCCGACGGCAATTGA
- a CDS encoding DUF4281 domain-containing protein, protein MSPESIFTTVNLIAVAGWLLIAIMPRWKYTRMIVLSGGIPLLLAVAYTIIMVLYFGKAEGGFGSLADVMKLFSNEWAVLAGWIHYLAFDLFVGAWEVKDAHERNVSHLWVIPCLVLTFTLGPVGFLTYSILRLFPQKDEENIF, encoded by the coding sequence ATGTCACCTGAATCGATCTTTACCACAGTCAATCTCATCGCGGTAGCCGGTTGGCTGCTCATCGCCATTATGCCGCGTTGGAAATACACGCGGATGATCGTGCTGTCAGGCGGGATCCCGCTGCTGCTCGCGGTCGCATACACCATCATAATGGTGCTTTATTTCGGAAAGGCCGAGGGCGGATTTGGCTCGCTGGCCGACGTGATGAAGCTATTTTCAAACGAGTGGGCCGTGCTCGCCGGTTGGATACATTATCTCGCCTTTGACCTTTTTGTCGGAGCCTGGGAGGTCAAGGACGCGCACGAGCGCAACGTCTCACACCTTTGGGTGATACCCTGTCTAGTGCTGACGTTTACGCTCGGGCCGGTCGGATTTTTGACCTACAGCATCCTGCGACTATTTCCGCAAAAGGACGAGGAAAACATATTTTAG
- a CDS encoding pyruvate, phosphate dikinase, which translates to MAKPNKNPKFVYFFGGGKAEGNESMKNLLGGKGANLAEMAGHRELQLPVPPGFTVTTEVCTYFYENRKKYPKSLKAEADEALRKMEKLAGRKFGDASDPLLVSVRSGARRSMPGMMETVLNIGLTEHTIGGLIAQGGDERFAYDAYRRLIMMYADVVMEKAAGVEPKGGKGIRKLLDEKLESVKHQNGYQFDTDLTGDDLKKLVADYKKTIKKVLGSEFPDDPEQQLWGGISAVFSSWNGKRAIEYRRIENIPDEWGTAVNIQAMVFGNMGSDCCTGVAFTRDPGSGENKFYGEYLVNAQGEDVVAGIRTPAPVNEYSKNDQSRKFTTLEKLMPGLYKELFEYQKRLERHYKDMQDIEFTIERGKLYMLQCRVGKRNGVAAVRMAAEMYAEKLIDINTAVMRVGPNQLVELLLPMLDPKAELVTKPIAKGLPAGPGGALGRVVFSSADAVIWAQKGEKVILVREETSPEDVDGMHKSQAILTTKGGMTSHAALVARGWGKCCIVGCGDIEINRESATFKTHDGTVIREGDWLSLNGTKGLVYEGIMPLVAIDLDKNRSYTQLMKLVDKVKVLGVRANAETPEDAKQAMKFGAEGIGLFRTEHMFYGEGGEEPLFHLRRMIVAKEEKERRAALNQLAKYVKKDIKDTLKVMKGLPVTIRLLDPPLHEFVPHDKAKLQELSKVLGISMSVLKRRVIALHENNPMLGHRGVRLGISYPEITEMQVRAIFEAAAELIKAGQKALPEIMIPVTCTFNELSHQKLIVDRVYKEVCEKLKIKKIPYLYGTMIETPRAAIRAGLMAKVADFFSYGTNDLTQMSFGFSRDDIGGFLPKYLDLGILPYDPFQTIDTDGIGELIRMGIDRGREEKPNLKVGICGEHGGDPDSVMFCHKLGMNYVSCSPFRVPIARLAAAQAAITL; encoded by the coding sequence ATGGCAAAACCTAATAAAAATCCAAAATTCGTATATTTCTTTGGCGGCGGCAAAGCAGAAGGCAATGAATCGATGAAAAACCTTCTGGGCGGAAAGGGTGCGAATCTGGCCGAAATGGCCGGCCACCGCGAACTCCAACTCCCGGTTCCGCCGGGATTTACCGTCACGACCGAGGTTTGCACCTACTTTTACGAAAACCGTAAAAAGTATCCCAAGTCACTCAAGGCTGAGGCTGACGAGGCCTTGCGCAAAATGGAAAAGCTCGCCGGACGTAAGTTTGGCGACGCGAGCGACCCCCTGCTCGTCTCGGTCCGCTCGGGCGCCCGTCGTTCGATGCCCGGGATGATGGAGACCGTGCTTAACATCGGCTTGACTGAGCATACCATCGGCGGCCTCATCGCCCAGGGCGGCGACGAGCGCTTCGCCTACGACGCATACCGCCGTTTGATCATGATGTATGCCGATGTGGTTATGGAAAAGGCGGCCGGCGTCGAGCCGAAGGGCGGTAAAGGCATCCGCAAGCTACTCGACGAAAAGCTGGAAAGCGTCAAGCATCAAAATGGCTATCAGTTTGACACCGATCTGACCGGCGATGACCTTAAGAAATTGGTCGCCGACTACAAAAAGACGATCAAAAAGGTTCTCGGGTCAGAGTTTCCCGATGACCCGGAACAACAGCTTTGGGGCGGCATCAGTGCTGTTTTCAGCAGTTGGAACGGCAAACGGGCGATCGAATACCGCCGCATCGAAAATATCCCAGACGAATGGGGCACGGCCGTTAACATTCAGGCGATGGTCTTCGGCAATATGGGCTCAGATTGCTGCACAGGCGTTGCATTTACCCGCGATCCTGGGTCGGGTGAGAACAAATTTTACGGCGAATATCTCGTCAACGCTCAGGGTGAGGACGTCGTCGCCGGCATCCGGACGCCCGCTCCCGTAAACGAATACTCCAAGAACGATCAGTCGCGTAAATTCACGACTCTCGAAAAGTTGATGCCCGGCCTCTACAAAGAACTCTTTGAATACCAGAAGCGCCTGGAGCGGCACTACAAGGATATGCAGGACATCGAGTTTACGATCGAGCGCGGAAAACTGTATATGCTGCAGTGTCGTGTCGGCAAGCGAAACGGCGTCGCGGCGGTTCGAATGGCGGCGGAAATGTATGCCGAGAAACTGATCGATATCAATACCGCCGTGATGCGCGTCGGCCCCAATCAACTTGTCGAACTTTTGCTGCCGATGCTCGACCCCAAAGCTGAGCTTGTCACCAAACCGATCGCCAAGGGATTGCCCGCCGGTCCCGGCGGTGCTCTCGGCCGCGTTGTTTTCTCATCTGCTGACGCCGTCATTTGGGCTCAAAAGGGCGAAAAGGTGATCCTCGTTCGCGAAGAGACCTCGCCTGAGGATGTCGATGGAATGCACAAGTCGCAGGCGATCCTCACCACCAAGGGTGGAATGACATCGCACGCTGCTCTGGTCGCTCGCGGTTGGGGCAAATGCTGTATCGTCGGTTGCGGCGATATCGAGATCAATCGAGAGTCCGCCACATTCAAGACCCACGACGGCACCGTCATTCGCGAGGGCGACTGGCTCAGCCTCAATGGCACCAAGGGACTGGTTTACGAGGGCATAATGCCGCTCGTCGCCATCGACCTCGACAAAAACCGATCGTACACACAGCTAATGAAGCTCGTGGACAAGGTCAAGGTACTTGGGGTTCGGGCCAATGCCGAAACGCCCGAGGATGCCAAGCAGGCGATGAAATTCGGAGCCGAGGGCATAGGACTTTTCCGCACAGAACATATGTTCTACGGTGAGGGCGGCGAGGAACCGCTGTTCCACTTGCGGCGAATGATCGTCGCAAAGGAAGAGAAAGAACGCCGTGCAGCTCTCAATCAGCTCGCGAAATACGTCAAAAAGGACATCAAGGATACGCTCAAGGTGATGAAGGGCTTGCCGGTCACGATCCGACTGCTTGACCCGCCGCTGCACGAATTTGTCCCGCACGATAAAGCCAAGCTACAGGAACTCAGCAAGGTACTCGGCATCAGTATGAGCGTACTTAAACGCCGCGTGATCGCCCTGCACGAAAACAATCCGATGCTCGGTCATCGCGGCGTCCGTCTCGGCATTAGCTATCCGGAGATAACCGAGATGCAGGTCCGAGCCATATTTGAGGCGGCTGCCGAACTGATCAAAGCGGGCCAAAAAGCTCTGCCCGAGATAATGATCCCGGTCACCTGCACCTTTAATGAGCTCTCACACCAAAAGCTGATCGTGGACCGCGTGTATAAAGAAGTTTGCGAAAAGCTGAAGATCAAGAAGATACCCTATCTATACGGTACGATGATCGAAACGCCAAGGGCCGCGATCCGCGCCGGACTTATGGCAAAGGTGGCTGACTTTTTCAGCTACGGCACTAATGATCTAACGCAGATGAGTTTCGGCTTTAGCCGGGACGATATCGGCGGATTTCTGCCGAAATATCTCGATCTCGGCATTCTGCCGTACGATCCTTTCCAGACGATCGACACCGATGGCATCGGCGAATTGATCCGGATGGGCATCGATCGCGGGCGTGAAGAAAAGCCAAATCTAAAGGTCGGCATCTGCGGCGAGCACGGCGGCGATCCGGACAGCGTAATGTTCTGTCACAAACTTGGTATGAACTACGTCAGTTGTTCACCATTCCGTGTACCGATCGCCCGTTTGGCGGCAGCCCAGGCAGCGATCACGTTGTAG
- a CDS encoding SRPBCC family protein, translated as MAEHILLREITLALPRPEAFGFFADAGNLERITPPELKFQIITPQPINIESGALIDYQLRMRGIPIKWRTEISTWEPPFRFVDQQLKGPYTQWIHTHTFTEISPNETLIHDEVRYRLPLEPLGDIIHFFIRKELDYIFDYRQKAVAEILGDKVH; from the coding sequence ATGGCCGAACACATCTTGTTGCGTGAGATCACACTTGCCCTGCCGAGGCCCGAGGCATTCGGTTTTTTTGCGGACGCTGGAAACCTTGAGCGGATAACGCCGCCCGAACTCAAATTTCAGATAATTACTCCGCAGCCGATCAATATCGAAAGCGGTGCGCTGATCGATTACCAACTGCGGATGCGCGGAATACCAATAAAATGGCGAACCGAGATATCGACCTGGGAACCGCCATTCCGGTTTGTCGACCAACAGTTAAAAGGTCCGTACACGCAATGGATACACACCCACACTTTCACTGAGATCTCGCCGAATGAAACCCTTATCCACGACGAAGTGCGCTACCGCCTGCCGCTCGAACCGTTGGGCGACATCATCCATTTCTTTATTCGAAAAGAGCTCGACTACATCTTTGACTATCGGCAAAAGGCCGTTGCGGAGATACTTGGTGATAAAGTCCACTAA
- a CDS encoding response regulator transcription factor, whose amino-acid sequence MQKILIVEDEQHLADGLRFNLEAEGFVAEVAADGEIALERLAAAKFDAVVLDVMLPKVDGFDVARTMRERSDYTPILMLTARGRPEDVLIGFEAGTDDYLAKPFDLEIFLARLNGLLRRRQWLENSGRSKPSESIIKVNGRTIDLGNLELRHGDELVRITLMEAKLLRYLIEHEGRAVSRKVILEEVWQLQEDTDTRAIDNFIVRLRKHLEDQPNDPKIVQTVRGIGYKFVSDTVG is encoded by the coding sequence GTGCAGAAAATACTGATCGTTGAGGACGAACAACATCTGGCCGACGGCCTGCGGTTTAACCTTGAGGCGGAGGGCTTTGTGGCAGAGGTCGCAGCGGACGGCGAGATCGCACTTGAGCGGTTGGCGGCCGCGAAGTTCGATGCGGTCGTGCTGGATGTAATGCTGCCCAAGGTGGACGGTTTTGACGTCGCCCGCACGATGCGTGAGCGTTCTGATTACACACCGATACTGATGTTGACGGCTCGTGGACGTCCTGAGGACGTACTTATCGGATTTGAGGCCGGAACGGACGATTATCTGGCAAAACCATTTGATCTGGAGATCTTTTTGGCAAGGTTGAACGGCCTCCTACGTCGACGCCAATGGCTCGAAAACTCGGGCCGCTCAAAGCCGTCTGAGTCGATTATCAAGGTCAACGGCCGTACGATCGATCTCGGAAATCTCGAACTCCGCCACGGCGACGAACTCGTCCGGATCACTCTGATGGAGGCCAAGCTGCTCCGTTATCTGATCGAACACGAAGGCCGTGCCGTATCGCGCAAGGTGATACTCGAAGAGGTTTGGCAGTTACAAGAGGATACCGATACGCGTGCGATCGATAATTTTATCGTCCGTCTGCGTAAGCATCTCGAGGATCAACCCAACGACCCAAAGATAGTCCAGACCGTTCGCGGGATCGGCTATAAATTTGTTTCCGATACCGTTGGTTGA
- a CDS encoding VCBS repeat-containing protein, whose amino-acid sequence MGLHSIRASFASLQVCLLVLSLAAALPAQTRTPKTVFSNNTSVTINAVPSLTAPTAASVYPSQITVGSMTGTITRVAVTLNGVSHQRVNDLDFLLVGPTGAKYIFLSDVGASLNVDDRVWTIADDAANTLPLDAQTGNYKPTSGDAVADTFPSPAPAGPYSQPNASTFASVFNGTDPNGNWTLYVADDAIFSAGSINSGWSLSITTDGAPASFANSSFIGIYDQNRPATPYGTPITVAGQVGAITDINVTLNGLTLTNPQSSRFLLVSPNGRSLVLMSGAGSSAAVNNANVTFDDSASGQVTIPILTGSYRPTDNSGGSHYFPGPAPLAPYYANNSGLNIFNNFSPNGEWRLFIMSNSTSTSGTITGGWSIDITTGPPPTLPPASCSAASFAPTSFPVGINPTNVAVADYNNDGKADLAVTNQVSNDVSILLGNGDGTMQAQTLLSAGSGPYAIVAGKFNADNNFDLAVTNSGSNTVAIYLGNGNGTFGAPLSFFVGASPLSIASADFNNDSKQDLVVANFGSFFSGTVSILLGTGTGSFTPGTSIRTRTQPSFVTTGNLNADGNKDVIVANFGSDSVSTFFGNGNGTFVLNQNIPTGTGPVAIELADLGGDGIADLIVANYNNDSISSCNGNINGSFTNCSNNNPAGGSNPISIAAADFLNSGIKTYATAMSGTNIVRVSSSNVTVGENPNAVRVADFNTDGKPDIVSVNFGSNDVSIMLNSCQVAKGNYFDFSGDRRTDFAVYRSSNSNWYVSSLSSTTAWLRFARPTDTLVPADYDGDRFTDFAFYRPENGLWFVVDRANRPIYFAQFGLASDIPVPADYDGDGKADLAVWRPSDGNWYIRQSSDNALSVRTLGSNGDVPVAADFDGDGKDDTAIFRASTGVWYIWRSSDSQIYIRQFGMAGDKSVAGDYDGDGKADIAVFRPSTGVWYVLKSSNDDFLAVAWGSSGDLPVVGDYEGDGRFDFAVWRQSDATWYVRKSSDGGGIYFNWGLAGDVPLPNAYVR is encoded by the coding sequence ATGACCGGAACGATAACGCGCGTCGCCGTGACTCTCAATGGTGTCAGCCATCAACGGGTGAATGACCTGGATTTTCTACTCGTTGGGCCGACCGGTGCGAAGTACATTTTCTTGTCAGATGTGGGTGCATCGCTCAATGTCGATGATCGTGTCTGGACTATTGCGGATGACGCAGCCAATACATTGCCACTCGATGCGCAGACCGGCAACTATAAGCCGACCAGCGGCGATGCCGTTGCAGACACGTTCCCCTCGCCCGCTCCTGCCGGGCCGTACAGCCAGCCGAACGCATCGACCTTTGCCTCAGTCTTTAACGGCACCGACCCGAACGGCAACTGGACGCTATACGTCGCCGACGACGCCATTTTCTCTGCCGGCAGCATCAACTCCGGTTGGTCGCTGTCGATCACTACCGATGGGGCACCGGCGTCATTTGCAAACAGCTCATTTATCGGTATTTATGATCAAAATCGACCGGCAACGCCGTACGGAACCCCGATCACCGTTGCCGGACAGGTCGGAGCGATTACCGATATCAATGTGACGCTGAACGGTTTGACCCTTACAAATCCGCAGTCGTCAAGATTTCTGCTCGTCAGCCCGAATGGCCGCAGCCTCGTGCTGATGTCCGGAGCCGGGTCGAGTGCGGCCGTTAACAACGCAAATGTCACCTTCGATGATTCGGCATCGGGGCAAGTCACGATCCCGATCCTCACCGGCAGTTATCGGCCGACCGACAATTCTGGCGGTTCTCATTATTTCCCGGGCCCGGCACCACTGGCACCCTATTATGCCAACAATAGCGGATTGAACATTTTTAACAATTTCAGCCCAAACGGTGAATGGCGGCTATTCATAATGTCCAATTCGACCAGTACATCCGGCACGATCACCGGTGGCTGGAGCATCGACATTACGACGGGCCCGCCACCAACGCTACCGCCTGCGAGTTGTTCGGCGGCGTCGTTTGCTCCGACCAGTTTCCCTGTCGGCATCAATCCGACCAACGTCGCCGTCGCTGACTATAACAACGACGGCAAAGCGGATCTGGCGGTAACCAATCAGGTATCTAATGACGTTTCGATCCTGCTCGGCAACGGCGACGGCACGATGCAGGCGCAGACGCTCCTCAGTGCCGGATCAGGGCCGTACGCGATCGTCGCCGGTAAGTTTAACGCAGACAATAATTTTGACCTCGCCGTCACTAATTCGGGATCAAACACCGTTGCGATCTATCTCGGCAACGGAAACGGGACCTTTGGGGCACCGTTGAGCTTTTTTGTGGGTGCAAGCCCGCTCTCGATCGCCTCGGCCGACTTTAACAACGATTCGAAACAAGACCTCGTTGTTGCCAACTTCGGCAGCTTTTTCTCCGGCACTGTCTCAATTTTGCTGGGAACCGGCACAGGCTCATTTACACCCGGCACCTCGATCCGCACTCGTACGCAACCGTCATTTGTCACGACCGGCAATCTTAACGCGGACGGCAATAAGGACGTGATCGTCGCCAATTTTGGCTCGGACAGCGTCTCGACCTTTTTCGGCAATGGAAACGGTACATTTGTACTCAATCAGAACATCCCGACCGGCACAGGCCCGGTCGCCATCGAACTCGCCGATCTGGGCGGTGACGGTATCGCGGACCTGATCGTCGCAAATTACAACAACGACAGTATCTCGAGTTGCAACGGCAACATTAACGGTTCGTTTACAAACTGCTCGAACAATAATCCGGCCGGCGGATCGAATCCGATCTCGATCGCGGCGGCGGATTTCTTAAACAGCGGGATCAAAACATATGCGACCGCGATGAGCGGGACGAATATTGTCCGTGTTTCATCAAGTAACGTTACTGTGGGCGAAAATCCGAATGCCGTCCGCGTCGCCGATTTTAATACTGATGGCAAGCCCGATATCGTGTCTGTTAATTTTGGGTCGAATGACGTTTCGATAATGCTCAACAGTTGTCAGGTGGCCAAGGGCAACTATTTTGATTTCAGCGGCGATCGCCGGACCGACTTTGCCGTCTATCGATCCAGCAATTCGAATTGGTATGTTTCGTCGCTAAGCTCTACTACTGCGTGGCTAAGGTTTGCACGGCCGACCGACACTCTCGTGCCGGCGGACTATGACGGCGACCGTTTCACTGATTTTGCATTCTATCGGCCCGAAAACGGCCTGTGGTTTGTTGTCGACCGTGCTAACCGGCCGATCTATTTTGCCCAATTCGGCTTGGCAAGCGACATACCCGTGCCCGCCGATTATGACGGCGACGGCAAGGCCGACCTCGCGGTTTGGCGGCCGAGCGACGGCAATTGGTACATTCGGCAGAGCTCGGATAATGCCCTCAGCGTTCGCACTCTCGGTTCAAACGGCGACGTCCCGGTTGCAGCTGATTTTGACGGCGACGGCAAGGACGACACGGCAATATTCCGGGCATCCACGGGCGTTTGGTATATCTGGCGCAGTTCGGATAGCCAGATCTATATCCGCCAATTTGGTATGGCGGGCGATAAGTCGGTGGCTGGCGACTACGATGGTGACGGTAAGGCCGACATCGCGGTCTTCCGTCCGTCAACGGGCGTTTGGTACGTTTTGAAAAGTTCTAATGACGATTTTCTGGCCGTCGCGTGGGGCAGTAGCGGCGATCTGCCGGTAGTCGGCGACTACGAAGGCGACGGACGATTTGATTTTGCCGTTTGGCGCCAGTCCGACGCCACCTGGTACGTCCGCAAAAGCTCGGACGGCGGCGGTATTTATTTTAATTGGGGACTGGCGGGAGATGTGCCGTTGCCGAATGCCTACGTTCGATAG